Genomic DNA from Solanum dulcamara chromosome 4, daSolDulc1.2, whole genome shotgun sequence:
tcaaaattttaaaaagtaaaattatataaaaatcaagaagtatcaatataaatatatatatatataaataatataaataatcaataaaaaGGTATCAATTAGTGTATGTGGCTCCTCTACTGAGCAAGACAATGGGTCATACAGATTCATACAGCCCAAAAATGCACAAAATATCTTCTACATTTGACTGATTCTCCACATAAGGCTGATATCAAACTGACTCATGAGGCTCGGCTCAGTTTGACTCGATTCGATTCGACTCATGAGGatagtaataattttttatttataatacagCTTGTTAggttaaatataaaaatatttaaaaatcaatttaatttaaatatttaaaataaattaatttaaacagACTCTCATTAatattaaaaagattttaatcTTCGAAATACAGTGGCAAATGACACCATGGAACATAAAATAACCTCAGACTATTTATTTTCCCCCTTTGGCAACTTTAAAAGCCACGAACGTACTTCTTCTACCAGAGATCTTCATGTGGTTTTTATTATGCCACGTCATCATTGTTCCATCTCAATCCCATCATTGTACTAAACCTATATTAATCTAATAATcctatttctcttctttttttttcgtgTTGATGGATTTTACAAATTGCttatcccaaaaaaaaaaacaaaaaaacgaCAAGTATTTAATCACCAACATTtgtaccatatttgtcacgtgAAATACGATGCAATTGTTCATAAATTAATTGTGGTTTCATGTGTACAGCACTGTTTATAGTATGAAAAATGTgacaattaatttgaatttattttgaaCGGTTGCAAATAAGGGGTGATATAATTTGCTTATGAAAACATGATTTGTTTGATTCCGTTCAAATAGAGGTGAATTATTGATCCGTTTATTTGTTATCTcaattcattttatttgttCAAGTTAATTCATCAACttcttactatttttttttttgttatctcatattaaacaagaaaaaaaatattttgaaaaatcctCTGATAGGTCATTCAGGTTACAATTTGCTTTATGTTGGTCCAGGTCAAATTCAACTAGGGCCCAATTTGTTTCAAATGTTGGGCCCAATTTGGTGCACTCTCGTAGGGTGTCCTTGAAGTTAAAATGGGCCATCTTGGCCCTCTTTTATGTGTTGGATTACTTCGTTGATTTACGCAAGAGAAAATGTTTCTTACCatcttataaattttatttatattattatattaaaagttgCGCAAATATATTCTTTTAGGCTAATAAAATAATAGACTATCATTCAATgttcataaaataaattgtggtctaacaattttttatatattgtcaGTTTGTTTTAAGGGAATCTTTAGAACTTGGTTTAAGAAGTTATAAATTGcatgataaataaaagaaaataattgaaagcattcaTTATGACATACTCATATTATAAGTTGATAgactttaataaaaaattaagaagatACTTATTATAGAAAGAAAAACCAAAGAATGAGCTCAAAAATTATAGCAGAGAGTAGGTTGACTATTAATAAATGAAAccttcatcaaatttaatggttgaaatatgaatattattattaaGATATTCGTCAAGTGTAAATAAACTTTACtttattatgtattaattaaaaatcgaaaaattttaataattaagtCGATTGATTGTCTGAACTACATCACCTTATTATTGAAGGTTCGATTTCCCATCTTGTAATGCTCTGCCCCCATTTTCCTTTCCTTAGCTcaatagttaaaaaaaaattaaaaaattaggaattatttaattgaaatcCAAGTAGAGAAGGAAATTAGAATTAAGTAATGTTGTTATATTATAAGCGGATAAATAGAAAATGTTAGTTTTATTAGGGAATAGTAAAGTAAAATGAGAAATAGCAGAAAGGGGAGATTTGTCTATTGAAAAACAGATAAAAATTTCTTTGACTCGTCGGCAGCCATTAAGAACCACAGATCCGATCGCAATTTCTCTCCATCGAACACTCAAGATCTCTTCACTGCTCTTTAGTCAGCGAAGGTACTTTTCATAATTTGTGTTTTCAATCTTATCTAACCCTAACATTTATGTAATCCGAATCCCTAAAGTTTTATGTGATTTTTGTTTTAGATCTGATTCTTATTGTTGTTTGAAACATATAGATTCTTGTTTTTAAGGCGATCATAGCTTTAAGATTAGGAGAACTAAAATGTGTTAAGAGTTATCTTATTTGAGATAACAATTTGCAGCTGGGTTCTATTTGACCAAATGGGTTTGATTTTAGGGTAGCGATTGAGAATTATCAGGTGTTGGCTGGATGGaatttgaactcctaaaagtTTTCTTTGTTTCAAAATGGGTATCACAGTCTGGGCATCTTTAAGATTAGGAGAAATAAATTGTGttaaaaagttattttcctTGCGTCTTTTGGAGTGTTTATGGTTTACATCTGGGTTCCATTAGGGCACTAATGGAGGATTATAGGGGTGTTAAATTGATGGATTATGATGGGGTTAGTCAGTTCAGTCCGAACTCCTCAAAAGTTTGCTATGGTAAAAAATGAGTTGAGTCAGATGAGTTAAGGAGTGGGTCATAGTTAGTTCAAAGCATTGAAATGAAAAATCACTTGTCCAttcattttgttttcttttaattcCAGCTACATAGTTGACTTgcttaaaaaaatagtttattgTATAATACAGTTAAATTTTATCCTACATTGGGAGGATTTGTATAATTTCTTTTCCCCCTTTCAAAATTCTCTCATGGGTTGTGACTACTAGCTGAAGTTGAACCAACTTCTTCGATGAGTTTGTTTTAAATCTTAAATAAGTGTATCACTCACTCAAATCTCAATCCTGCCTAATTTGGAAGGATTTTGTTGGTGTTGTATCTGAATCTTTTCTTTCTAGCCTTATTTTCAAGTACCATGGGCGGGTAAAACTTATGCTTTCTGTGGGTTCTGTTTTAGCCTGTCACTTTGCCAGAAAGTTTTGGTTGCTCTAGTTTATTTCTTGTAAGGTCTGATAGTTGTATGCTTTTTAATGAATTCTTGAAGGGTGTTGTAACTTTCTAGTTTTTAGAAGGTTGTATTGTCATTCACTTGTTGATGATTGATATTATGGTGGGGGGTCTGAGCAATCAGTTTTTTCGCTAGTGTTAATTTCCTCATGATCTAAGCATTAATAGAATTCAAAGTCCTAATTCTTCTATTTCTTAACTTGAGCAAGTAGTGCATTCAGTTGGCAATGTCTTCCTCGTGTTGATCTTATTGCATTTATGTATGGCACTTCTAGGATTGTGAAGTTGAGTCTCTATGGAGGGTGTTGGAGGTGATGGTGCCTCAGCGGCTACAGCATTGAACCAGCGGAGGCATGAGCTGTCGAAACTTTTCCAATACTATTTAGATAAAACTACTCCTCATTCTACATATAGGTGGATTGGAACTTTTGTCTTAGCATTGCTTTATGCTCTGCGGGTTTATTATGTTCAAGGATTCTATGTTGTTACCTATGGTTTGGGCATCTATGTTCTCAATTTGCTGATCGGTTTCCTGTCACCTCTTGTTGACCCTGAGCTGGAACCTTCAGATGGACCTATGTTGCCAACTAAAGGTTCAGATGAATTCAAGCCTTTCATACGTCGCCTCCCAGAGTTCAAGTTCTGGTAATAATTCCTGCTTTATGGTTTTTGCATTGCTTATTTCTCGGAGAAAGGGTTTGTCACCTGtacattatatattatcttgTATCAGAATTGCTTCAGTTTGCCTTGTCTCATAGTTAAACGTTTGCATTGGTCTTAGCTCTCTTGGTAAACTTTGAAAGTAGGAATTGATGCAGTAGAACCTCCTTGCTGCCTAGATTTTAAATCTGGATGAATTTTCTAAGCTAATTTACCTTTTTTCATATATAACAGTCACCCCTATGCTTATGTCCCCATTCAAATGATTAATATTTGGCTTGGCTGTGCTAACATTAACTTTATACCTCGAACGAGCAGCATGACCATAGATTCAGCTATTTATAAATTTTGCCCGGAATATTCAGCATTAAGTACTTAGCTAACATagagattttaaaaaaaggaagtTGCACCTCATCAACATATGTTATGGTTCTGTTTACACaatcctttttccttttcttgacTTAACACAATATCTTACTTCAAAGATCTCATAAACCATAGCAACTAAGATGCATTTGACCTGCGCAGATTGTTATAGCTACAATTGCATACGCAAGTGTATGTAGTCTCTCAAGTAGTAAAGCGGCTCTTTCAAGCcagatatcgaacccacagggaccTTGATAAGGCAAACAGTTTCTTTCAAATGCCTCCACTAATTATAGTTATGCAATGAGGTTGAGATTGTTTGTTACTAATTTTCGGAAATATAAACACTTTCTCGAAGTGAAGACAATGCtataattatgtatattaatcGGGCTTTAAGAGATTCCAGGGCTATAGCATCATGTGAAATCATGTTTACTATCATTCAATCTTAGTTTCCGATGGGTTATTTAATTACTGATAAAAAGGGTTAATAATCCAATTATGGTTTTCCGACCTATAATTGCCTATCTTCATTGCCAACCTAACTACATCTTTGAGCGGTGATAGGTATGAAACAATAAAAACGCATTTAActatcatcctttatcataaccaaatgtggtaaataggtatgtgtcacaagCATCCTATCTACTAATCATGCTAACGTATGTTAGTATGAACACATTCCTTCCCTTCTTTGTTCTATCTACCTGTCCTCTTccgaattcaagataaacaacatatatatcttaatGCTGGCCAAGCATCAAAATTATAATCACAAGAATGAAAGAGTAATTAGAATCAACAACCCATCTTCCACCAAGTTTAAATGCTATTAAATCATGTTTCGTAGCTATAGCCCCGGAATTTGggtgtttagctactcatatgtAAATAACAACAATCAGGAATCAATTCCAAATACATTAGAACACACTAAGGTAAGAAAAGAACCTAAGATGTTTTTgtgcttctcttcttctttcttctcttctctttctctttctgcCTCCAAAAACACCTCTCTGGCCGCCCCCTTTTGCCCTAGCACACCCCACTATTTTATAGTGTTCTCTCTCCTATCAATTATTGAAGAGAAGAATAATAAACAATTGGAAAGGTGatggcgctgtagtggcgcatcgcgccactatcgcgcccagggaatt
This window encodes:
- the LOC129885441 gene encoding protein RER1B-like, encoding MEGVGGDGASAATALNQRRHELSKLFQYYLDKTTPHSTYRWIGTFVLALLYALRVYYVQGFYVVTYGLGIYVLNLLIGFLSPLVDPELEPSDGPMLPTKGSDEFKPFIRRLPEFKFWYAITKAFCVAFVMTFFSLFDVPVFWPILLCYWIVLFVLTMRRQITHMIKYRYIPFNLGKQKYSGKRPSTSGSSPRAD